A stretch of Ligilactobacillus faecis DNA encodes these proteins:
- a CDS encoding QueT transporter family protein — MSNTATKTLELAKVGVVAALYVAFTLINPLSFGAVQLRFSELFNNFSVFNKRYIWAVTLGCAIANLFSPLGIVDVIFGSLGTLVMTSLSYFVTRKMTSVPKKLICCVLICTLMSWSVALELYFVSGLPFWATYLSVGAGEFISMALGAVVVYLLNKTVDLTK, encoded by the coding sequence ATGTCAAATACTGCAACTAAGACGCTCGAATTAGCTAAAGTCGGCGTCGTCGCCGCTTTATACGTCGCTTTTACTTTGATCAACCCTTTGAGTTTTGGAGCTGTCCAACTGCGCTTTTCTGAACTATTTAATAATTTTTCTGTTTTCAATAAGCGCTATATTTGGGCAGTAACTCTTGGCTGTGCGATCGCTAATCTATTTTCGCCTTTAGGGATCGTTGATGTGATCTTTGGTTCTTTGGGAACTTTAGTCATGACATCTTTAAGTTACTTTGTAACGCGTAAAATGACCTCAGTTCCGAAAAAATTGATCTGTTGTGTTTTGATCTGTACGTTGATGTCTTGGAGCGTTGCTTTAGAATTATACTTTGTCAGCGGTCTACCATTTTGGGCAACATACCTCTCAGTTGGGGCCGGCGAATTTATCTCGATGGCTCTTGGAGCAGTTGTCGTTTATCTTCTGAATAAGACTGTTGACCTGACAAAATAA
- a CDS encoding DUF2829 domain-containing protein has protein sequence MTFEEILPALKAGKKAVRTKGWGASEEYIFVVSDDTLAGEKINPYLMIRTQEEPALSQFMPTSCDVLADDWELVD, from the coding sequence ATGACTTTTGAAGAGATCTTACCTGCTTTAAAAGCTGGAAAAAAAGCTGTTCGGACCAAAGGTTGGGGCGCAAGTGAAGAATATATTTTTGTCGTCTCCGATGACACTCTAGCTGGTGAAAAGATCAATCCATATTTGATGATCCGCACACAAGAAGAACCAGCACTTTCTCAATTTATGCCAACTTCGTGTGATGTTTTAGCCGATGATTGGGAGCTTGTCGACTGA
- a CDS encoding 3-oxoacyl-ACP reductase has translation MSQYQEFSTKVVGGTGVASGIGLAQAEAFLQNGATFFGADLQETKELKALQQSYPDTFHFFKCDVRKRDELQAFAKKVLQQAGQIDILLNTAGILDAYRPTLETSEELWDDIFNTNLKSIFLLTNEFLPTMLAQKRGTIINMASIAGLVAGGGGAAYTASKHAIIGYTKQLDLDYAPVIRANCLAPGAIKTPMNQADFLGEALMAKEVAQETPAKRWAQPEEVAQATLFLASQAADYIHGVTLPLDGGWLEK, from the coding sequence ATGAGCCAATACCAGGAATTTTCAACAAAAGTCGTTGGCGGAACTGGTGTCGCTTCTGGGATCGGGTTAGCACAAGCAGAAGCTTTTTTACAAAATGGAGCAACTTTCTTTGGAGCTGATCTCCAAGAGACAAAAGAGCTTAAAGCTTTGCAACAAAGCTACCCTGATACTTTTCATTTTTTCAAATGCGATGTCCGTAAAAGAGATGAACTTCAGGCTTTTGCCAAAAAAGTTTTGCAACAAGCTGGTCAGATCGACATCTTGCTCAATACGGCTGGGATCTTGGATGCTTACCGTCCGACTCTTGAAACAAGTGAAGAACTCTGGGATGATATTTTCAACACAAATCTAAAGAGTATCTTTTTACTAACAAATGAATTCTTACCCACGATGCTGGCGCAAAAAAGAGGTACGATCATCAATATGGCTTCGATCGCAGGTCTCGTTGCTGGTGGTGGGGGGGCAGCTTATACCGCTAGTAAACATGCGATCATTGGTTATACAAAACAACTTGATCTAGATTATGCACCAGTGATCCGGGCTAACTGCCTTGCCCCAGGTGCGATCAAAACGCCGATGAATCAGGCCGATTTTTTAGGGGAAGCTTTGATGGCTAAAGAAGTCGCCCAAGAAACTCCTGCCAAACGTTGGGCCCAGCCAGAAGAAGTCGCTCAGGCAACTTTATTTTTAGCCAGTCAAGCAGCAGACTACATTCACGGTGTTACTTTACCGCTTGATGGTGGTTGGCTTGAAAAATAA